GAAGGCCCAGGGATAGGTATGTGTGTCCCATCCACAGCACCAACCACACCAGGAAAACCACTTCTGGTAAAAAATCCATCAGCAACATGCTTGAGTTCTGCAGCAGTAGAAGGCCAAACTATAAATTTATTCTGTTGAGCAACTATTGCTTGAACAACACTTAAGAGATTTTCATGCAAAGAACTCTTGCTAAAGCCAAAGCGGTCAGCCACACTTCTAAAACACTCTTTGTTGCCAAGAAGCCATACAGTTGCAAGGATTTTCTTCTCTATGCACACATTTCTCTCAGGGATGTAAGGTGCCAAATGACCACACAGTGCCTGAAAAACCATGGAATTAGTATTGTTTTTGTCCAGTCTATTAGCAGTCAAGGTTAATTTAAGATCATTTAATAATAGTTCTTAATCTGTGTAACTATGACCAGCTCTTTTATGGATAAATCATTTCtgaatatccataattcgaattttggatatcttaaaatgcttcgaattttggatatccataatttgattaaggattaacttgaatctattttttatgttatagaggtataacacaaaaaatagaatgtactctaaataaacgcGAGTACCATTTTTAGCATTTGTTCATCTCatagaacaagaggcccagagggcatGTATCGTTCACCTGGATGCATTGGTATCTaagtaattgttttaaaatattatccAAAAAGATCCCAAGGACGGGGACAGACTAAAAGACCAATCCTTGAAGCATATCTGTATAAATTTAAAGTTTGGTAAATTGGTGAGTATTGCAACTGATTTCAAGTTCAAGTAATATATTAGGTCCCTGGGGgtgtgaaaaatgaaaaatgaaactGTGTCGGTAAATGTGTGTACCAGAATGAACAAACAAGTATGTGTACATGACGCAGATACGATAGCTTGACCGATTGAATTACAGCTTTGTGTAAAATCAAAAAGTATCATTCATTCAAATAATAGCTTTCGAACACTTTCAGCGATTACTGAACTTCTGTTGTGATATTTCCCGTCTTATCTATTCAAATAGAATAATGTTTACTATGTGATATTGTCAATAGTTACGGTTTATTTGGACCCTTTCATAATGaagaaataatcaaaattgTTTTCTGTACAACAATTTCCTTGCGGTAACGGTACAGACTTGTGTGTCATGTATAGACGAGGATGTAACGTTAATGATAAAAACGCTAATTTTTTAAAGCaacaaatttatttgaaatcagGCAACTAACAAGTAACTATATTtgctatttttttgtttaagaaaaatacaattttacatatttGAAGACAATAACTTTATATGAATGATACAAAAAGTCGATACCGCTACGACATTGTCCTTACCGTTACTTAGTAAAACGTAACGGTACAGACTGTACTTAGTAAAACGTAACGGTACAGACTGTACTTAGTAAAACGTAACGGTACATACTCTACTTAGTAAAACGTAACGGTACAGAACCGTTACTTAGTAAAACGAAACGGTACAGACTGTACTTAGTAAAACGTAACGGTACAGACTGTACTTAGTAAAACGTAACGGTACAGACTGTACTTAGTAAAACGTAACGGTACATACTCTACTTAGTAAAACGTAACGGTACAAAACCGTTACTTAGTAAAACGTAACGGTACATACTCTACTTAGTAAAACGTAACGGTACAGAACCGTTACTTAGTAAAACGTAACGGTACAGACTGTACTTAGTAAAACGTAACGGTACAGAACCGTTACTTAGTAAAACGTAACGGTACAGACTGTACTTAGTAAAACGTAACGTTACAGAACCGTTACTTAGTAAAACGTAACGGTACAGAACCGTTACTTAGTAAAACGTAACGGTACAGAACCGTTACTTATTAAAAGGTAACGGTACAGAACCGTTACTTATTAAAAGGTAACGGTACAGAACCGTTACTTAGTAAAACGTAACGGTACAGACTGTACTTAGTAAAACGTAACGGTACAGAACCGTTACTTAGTAAAACGTAACGGTACAGAACCGTTACTTAGTCAAACGTAACGGTACAGAACCGTTACTTAGTAAAACGTAACGGTACATACTGTACTTAGTAAAACGTAACGGTACAGACTGTTGCGGAATGGacattttttacaattttgaccCTTTGGTAGCCTCGACCAAGtgtttggtgaaaagtttgaaCATCAGTGGTTTTCTGTTCAAAAGCATGTATCCATTGCACAACAGTTTTTAACCGATATGAGATTTTTAAAAAGACATACGGAAGGCACGGTACAGACATAGTAAGGATTCCCCAAAGCACGTATATCTCTTATATATCTGGGCTGCGACACCAGTTTGTAATTTCAAAatcggtcatgttgttttaaAACAACCTTTAAAAAAGTGTATAAGCGGGACATTTCAAAAATGGGTGCCGTTCTGGAAAAATCCGGAATTTCTGAATCTGTAACTGTACAGACATTGAAAACCATGGACACGGATTTGATGCTATCTATGGATAAATtcaaaaaccctttttttttataaagctATTTTATGAGAGAAACCTTATCTGTTGATTAATCATTCGGTacatatcaaaaattaaaatctagtcagtggtttttttttataaaataaaaaacaacaacactgaAGATAGAATGGTACCCTGCTAGTAGGCATTTTATCGTTACGATCAATATATAGTAACGACATGACACAgcgatgattttttttttatatttcagaaCATGATTTAACTGTTTTATCATTAATCACATATATACTTTCTTCTTCTTAGGTTGAttcacatacaaaaaaaatgctGTCCtacatgtgattttttttttgcctcGGACAGGAAATTGTCCCGAAGTTGGAGAATCACCCATAAATGAAACAGTCAAATGACGTTATTTAAAGTAAGAGGCGCTTATATAATAAAAGTAGTGAAAAAATATCGCAAAACGGGGAATTACACTGATATAGATATGCGTAattcatatataataatatttcgcAATAATGCCGTTTTCCCCCCAAAAGGTGAAGCTAGAAATTGAATAATGTACCACGAGAATGTCTTGAACGTAACACTCTATTCATAATCATCATTTATCTTACAAATCCCTGTGCCTTGAATGATGTAAGCCTACCTCAAATGATGATTTAGTCATTCTAAAATGACTCTTGAACTCTCCCAGCGAATAAATTGGGATTACTTCGAAGTAATTGAGGATCCGTGTGGGGTCCATGCGCTCATGTTTAAGTAGGCCTACCAATTGTAAAGCGGCATTGGTAGATCTTATAATTGCTGATGAAGCATTTGTAAATGAATCTAAGTTAACAGTGTCGTCTGCCAGCTCGTCCAAAAGCAATATTCTTAATATGTCCTCCATATTGGCGGCCATATTGAAATCGTTTTTCGCGAGCGCTGCGTTCAGTGAGCACAAAACGTTCGCCAACAAAATGCACctctggcctttagttgagcgttcgccgctgtgaggaaggctttgggttctgtcccctagccgagacataccagagtctttaaaaatggagtgggacgactggttctcccgttgtcagtataatgtgatcgggtggggtgtgctgctgggtgtcttcggcagtatgcttcagtgaggtggcactatcactagccctccacctcttggtgGCAAGTTCtaaacccatgtggggcagttgcctggtattgaccgtaggtcggtgttttttctccgggtactccggctttcctccacctccaaaaccaggtacatgtacgtccttgaatgaccctgCCTGTTactaggacgttaaacaataaaccAAATCCTGCTGGTCACGTGGTAAGTAAAGTTCGAGGAAGGTGGCTTCAGAGTCTTTGAtgtccttgatttcaagtttACGGGGGATATCCGATGGTGATGATCAATATAGCTTTTGTGATTGAAGGATAACACATCTTAAAAATCTAAACACTTAAAAGATATCCGTTTACGAATATACGATTGTGTATCGCTATATCGAATTTCGCCGTTTTATGCATACATaacataatcaatattataattcaataatatcCTCTCCACGTGTCTGTTTTGTTTATGAATTGAACAGCCTTGCAACAAGGGCGATATGAGGacggtgtcaaggagacacctgaAGTAAGCACACAAAAAGACAGAGCAGTGAGGAaagaaagcaaaaaaaaaaaaaccaagaaaaaTAGTTGTCTGCCCCAATTGTAAATAAGTGTTGCAATGGAGGCAGAAGATTTATTTTGATGTCATTAACAGAGGACACGTCAAATACGTCACCGTGTTGAAAgcacatataaatatatataccgcTTGAATCGCCTCGGCCACAACCGGACACCAGTGTTTATAAATCGTGCTTCCACTGTGTTTCTCACcgtaggtaaaaaaaaaagtcgtAAAAGCAGtagatttagaaaaaaaaatgtagttaaTCCGTATGGTGAGAGTAGAAACGACACGATGTGCCGTACTCCTGAGACTTTGCACAGACGTGCTTTGTAGTAAGGAGGGGCGTGCGGCAGTCTGGCGACACACACTAATATTTGGCATATGAATATAAATAACGTGTCACGATTACCTGGTAGATAATTATAGAGATAACTTTAGGGTTGAAAAGGTGCCCCGGGTCTAGTCTTAATGTGTCCACAAATAATTGCGGCGTGATTACAACGGAGTCACTGAAGTGATTTACCCAGTATGGAAAAGGACATGaggaggggggaggggaggaAAAGTGTTCATGCAGAAAGGTGTCATATCTGAAACCGCATACAAACAATACGTATATTTATACACTCTcgtatattgttataatgtggCTACGTTATTTATATCTTGTGGACGACAGCCTTTAGATAAAATTCTAAATTTGTAGAAAAGAAGTTGTAGTCTTGTTATACTGTTAAAGAAACGTTCTATTATATAAATCAACTTTGCAcattaaattgaaaatgttttaaactcgGGGTGACATGCCAAAATGCATTAGAAATTATACTGTTGTGGTCATCTTCAATACCTGATAGTCTCAAAATGCGTTTCATAGAAATCCCTTCACCAGCTCTAAATCAGTCAAAAATCTTCCATTGGAAAtttaagaatatatatacaaaacttcAGTATCTGAAAAATCGTTCCTTAGACTCCCCTTTGTTGCCAGTATATCGTGGTCatcatacataaatacatattttaaatgacgTATTTTTAGTTTGTGATCTGCTTTGAGACACATACGTGGGTCCGGTCCTATAATTACGGCCCAAAAGGCAACCGGTGTTGTATGTACTGGTTTATTAAAACTCCTTCGATAGTACCTGACTTTAAGCGAAGATTTATTTCAATGACGACGGACAAATGGTTGTGTGATTTGACAATAAGTAATGACTCGGGGAAACCTTTAGATAAAGTGTAATTTTTTGAGTGCATGTGTATGACTTTTTAATTCCTggtaattttaacattttttttggGAGGAGGAAAATGTACCCGAAtttacttgttttgttttgttttgctcgACCGTTTGAAATATATCATGAGATTCAAACGGTTACAGCAGGAATAAATTCTGGTGGTCTGCAGTGTGAAACCTCGTAGCAAACAATGGCTATAGCCATACGGAGCATCGAAATTTAGAGGGGCCCGTATGGGACATGTTTTGCTTTAGCAACCTATCATGCttgtttatatactggtaattACATATAAATTATCAATGAAAATGATACTGCGGCTAACCAGTTTATAATCTACGCCTGTAAGTGTATTGCAGTTCCACTGTATATTTCACTGTttacatacagatataaatGTCAAGACAGTACATTGAATGCATTAATACATACAGCTTGGTTATGTATATTAGTGTTTCTCTTGCACTGTGTGGTATTGGATGTTGTCATTGCTAGATAAGATTTCCAATTATTACCATAAGCTACAGAAATTCACCCGCAAAATAAAACACAGGCTATCCCCATGTTCAAGTCTTCTTTTGtcaaataatatataaacaatttaaaacccTGATGTTGTACCCCACTTTTTTCCAAaaggtttttagctcacctggcccgaagggccggtgagcttatgccatggtgcagcgtccgtcgtccgtcgtccgtcgtccgtcgtccgtcaactttttctttaaatcgctactagtcataaagtattgaatggattttcaccaaatttggtcaggaacatccttgggggaaggggaacagagtttgtatacagttttactctgaacccccaggggcctgaggggcggggccaaataggggaaatagggttaatcctttaaatcgctacttgtcatgaagttatgaatgaatttgaaccaaatttggtcaggaacatccttggcagaaggtgaacagagtttgtataaatttttactctgaacccccaggggcctcaggggcggggccaaataggggaaatagggttactcctttaaatcgctactagtcataaagttatgaatgaatttgaaccaaattcggtcagtaacatccttggcagaaggggaacagagtttgtataaatttttactctgaacccccaggggcctgaggggcggggccaaataggggaaatagggttactcctttaaatcgctactagtcataaagttatgaatgaatttgaaccaaatttggtcaggaacatccttggcagaaggtgaacagagtttgtataaatttttactctgaacccccaggggcctgaggggcggggccaaataggggaaatagggttactcctttaaatcgctactagtcataaagttatgaatgaatttgaaccaaatttggtcagtaacatccttggcagagggtgaacagagtttgtataaatttttactctgaacccccaggggcctgaggggcggggccaaataggggaaatagggtttttaaatcgctactagtcataaagttatgaatgaatttgaaccaaatttggtcaggaacatccttggcagaaggtgaacagagtttgtataaatttttactctgaacccccaggggcctgaggggcggggccaaataggggaaatagggttactcctttaaatcgctactagtcataaagttatgaatgaatttgaaccaaatttggtcagtaacatccttggcagagggtgaacagagtttgtataaatttttactctgaacccccaggggcctgaggggcggggccaaataggggaaatagggttactcctttaaatcgctactagtcataaagttatgaatgaatttgaaccaaatttggtcaggaacattcttggcagaaggggaacagagtttgtataaatttttactctgaacccccagggacctgaggggcggggccaaataggggaaatagggttactcctttaaatcgctactggtcataaagttatgaatgaatttgaaccaaatttggtcaggaacatccttggcagaaggtgaacagagtttgtataaatttttactctgaacccccaggggcctgaggggcggggccaaataggggaaatagggttactcctttaaatcgctatttttcataaagttatgaatggatttgaaccaaattcggtctggaatatccttaggggaagggggaaagagagtttatataaatattgactctgacccccaaggggcctgaagggaggggccaaataggggaaatagagatttgagttttaaatggatttgaacccaatttggtcagaaacatccatggTGATGGGGatacagattttgcataaatggttactgtgaccctcaatcccataactatgtatagtatcgctgggcattaagggataaacacaattcttatgtaaaaataggccaaagggttttccccaccctatgggacttagtttctttaaacaccattatggtgtaaaaataatccatatggtctttcagagagtacatttttgtatatgtattaacaaattgaacatgaacattattttgacatttggtcaaatccaaccaggtgagcgatacaggccccatgggcctcttgttctttaAGTGATTTGTTTTAATCTTATATATGAATTGTATAAGGAGTGAAACAGTTAAGGTCTATGATTGCTTCCTATTTTTTAAGGAAATaacttgttttgattgtgaTGCCCCGCAAAGCCAATAGTTTTAATAGCTTGAGAGCTAGTGTACATGTTCAGTATGTGAATATATGTTTGTCAGTATCTCCAAAACGGTTATATCTACAATCAACACATTTTATCAGTTTTCCCTTCAATAAGACATTTACCAACAAACCAAATTTCGACAATTTGACTCCTAGATTTCAAGAAATTGTGTTAACAATATAGCACTTCCGCTACACAAAATATCCCTATCTATAGTATTAGCACTCTGGCTACCAGATACCTTAAAGTAGCCAAAGACCTAAAATGAGAAGAAGCTTGAGAAATAAACATACCTGCCAGTGTTGATCCGAGTTTTGAAATGTATCCCGTTGAGATGATTCTCGAtgtttttatgataaaatatgaACAGTGATATGAAGAGGAATAATAGAAGTATTACAAATTTGTGGTCGTCACATATCCTTCCCCATCGCGACATTGTTCGCTTACATGTGGTGCCGCTCGACATTGTCCTATAAATTGAACATCTAGGTTACATGTGTGTAGTCAGGTAACACATTCTACAATACCGCACGGGATACTGGCCATGGGTATAAATAAGTTTGTAACACGGTTACATTACTAGATCGATATTCTTTTGCATTGTATTGGGTCTATTGCCTGTTGACTATTTAAGTCATTTAGGACCAAACAACACCCGATTAAAAGGACCGAAAAAACAACCCTAACTAAAATGTTAAAAGGTAAACCAATCACCAATATCAACCGTTATAATCAAcattatattgtgttgtatagcTCTATGgcaagtaaataatgaaaattttaattacGATTTTTAATCGGACCCAAAATCTCGATGGCATGGCGAAACGTCCGTCGTCAgtcaacatttccttttaaTCGCTACGTATCAGATTTTGATGACATTATGGAGCATTGTTGGgcgattttggtttggtttggtttggttcattttgtttaacgtcctattaacagctaaggtcatttaaggacgccccccccccccccccccccccccccccccccccccgtgcgtgcgacatgcatgcgtgtgtcgagtgagtatgtgtgttttgggaggctgcggtatgtacgtgttaagtctccttttgataggccggaacttttgccgattgatagtgctacctcactgaagcatactgccgaagacatccagcagcacaccccacccggtcacattatactgaca
This genomic window from Pecten maximus unplaced genomic scaffold, xPecMax1.1, whole genome shotgun sequence contains:
- the LOC117320917 gene encoding putative nuclease HARBI1, with product MAANMEDILRILLLDELADDTVNLDSFTNASSAIIRSTNAALQLVGLLKHERMDPTRILNYFEVIPIYSLGEFKSHFRMTKSSFEALCGHLAPYIPERNVCIEKKILATVWLLGNKECFRSVADRFGFSKSSLHENLLSVVQAIVAQQNKFIVWPSTAAELKHVADGFFTRSGFPGVVGAVDGTHIPIPGPSSHRDSYINRKGFPSIQLQADCDRNLVFRDVYAGWPGSVHDARVWRNCPLSQILPSLPPNQHLLVHSAYPLSVNLLVPFRDNGHLSCIEKKYNKSHSSTRVDIERAFGLLKCKFRRLQFLDMHLFNEIPNVIVACCVLHNFILQNESFDGEEFDMPDDTSCPLADDKSSGQVAFDKRLEIANLLV